In Bombus vancouverensis nearcticus chromosome 1, iyBomVanc1_principal, whole genome shotgun sequence, a single genomic region encodes these proteins:
- the Dph2 gene encoding diphthamide biosynthesis 2 — MTNRNIEDKMNDTSKDDSYEVAKCGKWINEHNLNKVCLQFPDNLLPDSVEIALRLENCINKKVYILGDTSYGSCCVDEIAAQHINADSIIHFGHACLNPTTRLPVFHVLPKQEIDISELISKFKLNFVDQTEKILFFYDIAYAHKIEKIYKILNAVYKNLIFTSLNCISNVEFTDVKDDASTIILGRCFKLDKKSKIEDYIAFFLGNGGNTFTRLAMTISAKKWYYFENNSVVEYEILNTPWLKRRRFVVEKLKDARVVGIVVATLGIKDYLKIITMVKNTIKEKKKKSYILSVGKINPTKLANFPEIDAFVAITCPENEIFDSREFLKPLLMPYEVELAFNSSRECYTQYCMDFRQILPGGVNYVDFKPSTDSDVSLITGELRNCDENIPCTDKMNALAINNSSDVVAIGKAGAEFLYNRSWKGVEQRLGKDAVHSAEIGRYGLPSCYENEPISREDNNE; from the exons ATGACTAATAGAAATATAGAAGACAAAATGAACGATACTAGTAAAGATGATTCTTACGAGGTAGCAAAATGTGGTAAATGGATTAATGAGCATAATTTAAATAAG GTCTGCCTACAATTTCCTGATAACCTTTTACCAGATTCAGTAGAAATTGCATTACGTTTGGAAAACTGTATCAACAAGAAAGTATATATTTTGGGAGATACTTCTTATGGTAGTTGTTGTGTTGATGAAATAGCTGCTCAGCATATTAATGCTGATAGCATAATACATTTTGGTCACGCTTGTCTAAATCCAACTACTCGTTTACCTGTGTTTCATGTGTTACCCAAACAAGAAATTGATATATCAGAACTTATtagtaaatttaaattaaattttgtggATCAGactgaaaaaattttatttttttatgataTTGCTTATGCACATAAAATTG aaaagatatataaaatattaaatgctGTTTATAAGAATTTAATCTTTACTTCATTAAACTGTATCTCTAATGTAGAATTCACAGATGTCAAAGATGATGCATCTACGATAATCTTAGGTAGATGTTTTAAATTAGATAAGAAATCTAAAATAGAAGATTATATAGCATTTTTCTTGGGAAATGGTGGAAACACATTTACTAGATTAGCAATGACAATCTCTGCAAAAAAATGGTACTATTTTGAAAATAATAGCGTTGTtgaatatgaaattttaaatacacCATggttaaaaagaagaagatttgTAGTTGAGAAATTAAAAGATGCTAGAGTTGTTGGTATAGTTGTGGCTACTCTAGGTATTAAAGATTATCTTAAAATAATAACAATGGTTAAAAACaccataaaagaaaaaaagaaaaaatcttatATTTTAAGTGTTGGTAAAATAAATCCAACAAAACTTGCTAATTTTCCTGAG ATCGATGCTTTTGTTGCAATAACATGCCccgaaaatgaaatatttgattCTAGAGAATTCTTAAAGCCACTATTAATGCCTTATGAAGTAGAATTGGCATTTAATAGTTCAAGGGAATGTTATACACAATATTGTATGGATTTTAGACAAATACTTCCTGGAGGAGTGAATTATGTTGATTTTAAGCCATCAACAGATTCAGATGTTTCTTTAATTACTGGTGAACTTAGAAACTGTGATGAAAATATTCCATGTACAGACAAGATGAATGCTCTAGCAATTAATAATTCATCAG ATGTTGTTGCAATTGGGAAAGCAGGAGcagaatttttatataatagatCGTGGAAAGGGGTTGAACAAAGATTAGGCAAAGATGCAGTACATTCAGCAGAAATTGGCCGCTATGGATTACCAAGTTGCTATGAAAACGAGCCGATTTCCAGAGAAGATAATAATGAATga
- the Nhe1 gene encoding na[+]/H[+] hydrogen exchanger 1 isoform X2, with translation MKFYSISNKLLYKSFIIYIIFFGFNVWAVVSNAQEVSNLKHENITLDSTNIVLKHFTPTKISTDVSVESHTSENSDSNNLKLNATASNTVNTSQNVLTTSVRPDHDINQTTEKVNIISTTIINDKNGNNMSDFTIPSQSPDISNVTNTSTTTVVPAEPVLPDKGSAEEEHNSSMSIFFVLCVLALGILLIHLMLQTNFQYLPESVVIVFLGGAIGMIINLMSNQNIANWRKEEAFSPTAFFLVLLPPIIFESGYNLHKGNFFQNIGSILVFAIFGTAISAFVIGAGIYLLGLAQVAYKLSFVESFAFGSLISAVDPVATVAIFHALEVDPVLNMLVFGESILNDAISIVLTTSVLESNNATTTSEAIILGLNRFCLMFFASAGIGVVFALISALLLKHVDLRKNPSLEFGLMLVFTYAPYVLAEGIQLSGIMAILFNGIVMSHYTHFNLSTVTQITMQQTMRTLAFIAETCVFAYLGLALFSFRHRVEPALVIWSIVLCLIGRAANIFPLAFLVNRFREHQITRKMMFIMWFSGLRGAISYALSLHLDFSDETRHVIITTTLIIVLFTTLIFGGSTMPLLKFLRAEKKQKSNSRRKRKDKEISLSKTREWGQTIDSEHLSELTEEEIEVSFLQSRIRGFARWDLKFFIPFFTRRFTQQELKDCKSQMTDLTNQWYQAIRISPMESDDEVTTASTAQLNINLSVENQNQIHGKQSKRRPSHGEDEDWSD, from the exons atgaagTTTTATTCAATTAGTAATAAACTCTTATATAaaagttttataatttatattatattttttggtTTTAATGTGTGGGCCGTAGTGTCAAATGCGCAAGAGGTTTCTAACCTCAAGCACGAAAATATCACATTGgacagtacaaatatcgtattAAAACATTTCACGCCAACAAAGATAAGTACTGATGTATCAGTAGAATCGCATACATCAGAAAACTCTGATAGcaataatttaaaattgaatGCTACTGCTTCAAATACAGTAAATACATCTCAAAATGTACTTACAACCTCAGTTCGACCAGATCATGATATTAATCAAACAACAGAAAAAGTTAATATAATATCTACAACtattattaatgataaaaatgggAACAATATGTCAGATTTCACAATTCCATCACAAAGTCCAGATATTAGTAATGTAACAAACACAAGTACAACAACAGTTGTGCCAGCAGAACCAGTATTACCCGATAAGGGATCCGCAGAAGAAGAACATAATAGTTCTATGTCCATATTTTTTGTCCTCTGTGTTTTAGCTTTAGGTATTTTACTTATACATCTTATGTTACAAACAAATTTTCAATACCTACCAGAGTCGGTGGTAATTGTTTTCTTGGGGGGAGCTATTGGTATGATTATAAATCTCATGTCAAATCAAAATATAGCTAATTGGAGAAAAGAAGAAGCCTTTTCTCCAACTGCATTTTTTCTCGTACTTCTTCCACCAATTATATTTGAATCAGGATATAATTTGCACAAAggaaatttctttcaaaatattggtagtattttagtttttgctatatTTGGAACAGCAATATCTGCATTTGTTATTGGAGCTGGAATTTATTTGTTAGGATTAGCACAGGTAGCATATAAACTTAGTTTTGTCGAAAGTTTTGCATTTGGATCATTGATATCAGCAGTAGATCCTGTTGCTACTGTAGCTATATTTCATGCTTTAGAGGTAGATCCAGTATTAAATATGTTAGTTTTCGGTGAGTCTATATTAAATGATGCCATTTCAATTGTATTAACTACATCTGTGTTGGAGTCCAATAATGCAACAACTACCAGTGAAGCCATTATACTTGGCTTAAATAGATTTTGTCTTATGTTTTTTGCCTCTGCTGGCATTGGAGTTGTTTTTGCTCTCATAAGTGCTTTATTACTTAAACATGTGGATCTCAGAAAAAATCCTTCTCTTGAATTTGGACTTATGTTGGTATTTACTTATGCACCTTATGTTTTGGCAGAAGGCATACAACTGTCTG GTATTATGGCAATTTTATTTAATGGGATTGTAATGTCACATTATACACATTTCAATTTATCAACTGTTACTCAAATTACAATGCAACAAACTATGAGAACTTTAGCGTTTATTGCTGAAACTTGTGTATTTGCATATCTGGGATTAGCTTTGTTTAGTTTCAGACATAGG GTTGAACCAGCATTGGTTATATGGTCTATAGTTCTATGTCTGATTGGAAGAGCTGCAAATATCTTCCCTTTAGCTTTTCTTGTAAATCGTTTCCGGGAACATCAGATTACTAGAAAAATGATGTTCATAATGTGGTTTAGTGGTTTACGTGGTGCTATTTCTTATGCTTTATCATTGCATTTGGATTTTAGTGATGAAACACGACATGTGATTATAACCACTACTTTAATTATTGTATTGTTTACAACATTAATATTTGGTGGTTCTACTATGCCATTACTGAAATTTTTGAGAGCAGAAAAGAAGCAAAAGAGTAATagtagaaggaaaagaaaagataaagaaatttcACTAAGTAAAACTAGAGAATGg GGACAAACAATAGATTCTGAACATTTATCAGAACTTACAGAAGAAGAGATTGAAGTATCTTTTCTTCAGTCCCGTATTCGTGGTTTTGCAAGATGGGATCTAAAATTCTTTATCCCCTTTTTCACAAGGAGGTTTACACAGCAAGAACTGAAAGATTGTAAATCTCAAATGACAGATTTAACAAATCAATGGTATCAAGCCATTCGAATTAGTCCAATGGAGTCAGATGATGAAGTAACAACTGCATCAACAGcacaattaaatataaatttgtctGTGGAAAATCAGAATCAAATACATGGAAAGCAAAGCAAAAGACGTCCAAGTCATGG AGAGGACGAGGATTGGTCTGATTAA
- the Nhe1 gene encoding na[+]/H[+] hydrogen exchanger 1 isoform X1, with protein MKFYSISNKLLYKSFIIYIIFFGFNVWAVVSNAQEVSNLKHENITLDSTNIVLKHFTPTKISTDVSVESHTSENSDSNNLKLNATASNTVNTSQNVLTTSVRPDHDINQTTEKVNIISTTIINDKNGNNMSDFTIPSQSPDISNVTNTSTTTVVPAEPVLPDKGSAEEEHNSSMSIFFVLCVLALGILLIHLMLQTNFQYLPESVVIVFLGGAIGMIINLMSNQNIANWRKEEAFSPTAFFLVLLPPIIFESGYNLHKGNFFQNIGSILVFAIFGTAISAFVIGAGIYLLGLAQVAYKLSFVESFAFGSLISAVDPVATVAIFHALEVDPVLNMLVFGESILNDAISIVLTTSVLESNNATTTSEAIILGLNRFCLMFFASAGIGVVFALISALLLKHVDLRKNPSLEFGLMLVFTYAPYVLAEGIQLSGIMAILFNGIVMSHYTHFNLSTVTQITMQQTMRTLAFIAETCVFAYLGLALFSFRHRVEPALVIWSIVLCLIGRAANIFPLAFLVNRFREHQITRKMMFIMWFSGLRGAISYALSLHLDFSDETRHVIITTTLIIVLFTTLIFGGSTMPLLKFLRAEKKQKSNSRRKRKDKEISLSKTREWGQTIDSEHLSELTEEEIEVSFLQSRIRGFARWDLKFFIPFFTRRFTQQELKDCKSQMTDLTNQWYQAIRISPMESDDEVTTASTAQLNINLSVENQNQIHGKQSKRRPSHGSILKRTRIGLIN; from the exons atgaagTTTTATTCAATTAGTAATAAACTCTTATATAaaagttttataatttatattatattttttggtTTTAATGTGTGGGCCGTAGTGTCAAATGCGCAAGAGGTTTCTAACCTCAAGCACGAAAATATCACATTGgacagtacaaatatcgtattAAAACATTTCACGCCAACAAAGATAAGTACTGATGTATCAGTAGAATCGCATACATCAGAAAACTCTGATAGcaataatttaaaattgaatGCTACTGCTTCAAATACAGTAAATACATCTCAAAATGTACTTACAACCTCAGTTCGACCAGATCATGATATTAATCAAACAACAGAAAAAGTTAATATAATATCTACAACtattattaatgataaaaatgggAACAATATGTCAGATTTCACAATTCCATCACAAAGTCCAGATATTAGTAATGTAACAAACACAAGTACAACAACAGTTGTGCCAGCAGAACCAGTATTACCCGATAAGGGATCCGCAGAAGAAGAACATAATAGTTCTATGTCCATATTTTTTGTCCTCTGTGTTTTAGCTTTAGGTATTTTACTTATACATCTTATGTTACAAACAAATTTTCAATACCTACCAGAGTCGGTGGTAATTGTTTTCTTGGGGGGAGCTATTGGTATGATTATAAATCTCATGTCAAATCAAAATATAGCTAATTGGAGAAAAGAAGAAGCCTTTTCTCCAACTGCATTTTTTCTCGTACTTCTTCCACCAATTATATTTGAATCAGGATATAATTTGCACAAAggaaatttctttcaaaatattggtagtattttagtttttgctatatTTGGAACAGCAATATCTGCATTTGTTATTGGAGCTGGAATTTATTTGTTAGGATTAGCACAGGTAGCATATAAACTTAGTTTTGTCGAAAGTTTTGCATTTGGATCATTGATATCAGCAGTAGATCCTGTTGCTACTGTAGCTATATTTCATGCTTTAGAGGTAGATCCAGTATTAAATATGTTAGTTTTCGGTGAGTCTATATTAAATGATGCCATTTCAATTGTATTAACTACATCTGTGTTGGAGTCCAATAATGCAACAACTACCAGTGAAGCCATTATACTTGGCTTAAATAGATTTTGTCTTATGTTTTTTGCCTCTGCTGGCATTGGAGTTGTTTTTGCTCTCATAAGTGCTTTATTACTTAAACATGTGGATCTCAGAAAAAATCCTTCTCTTGAATTTGGACTTATGTTGGTATTTACTTATGCACCTTATGTTTTGGCAGAAGGCATACAACTGTCTG GTATTATGGCAATTTTATTTAATGGGATTGTAATGTCACATTATACACATTTCAATTTATCAACTGTTACTCAAATTACAATGCAACAAACTATGAGAACTTTAGCGTTTATTGCTGAAACTTGTGTATTTGCATATCTGGGATTAGCTTTGTTTAGTTTCAGACATAGG GTTGAACCAGCATTGGTTATATGGTCTATAGTTCTATGTCTGATTGGAAGAGCTGCAAATATCTTCCCTTTAGCTTTTCTTGTAAATCGTTTCCGGGAACATCAGATTACTAGAAAAATGATGTTCATAATGTGGTTTAGTGGTTTACGTGGTGCTATTTCTTATGCTTTATCATTGCATTTGGATTTTAGTGATGAAACACGACATGTGATTATAACCACTACTTTAATTATTGTATTGTTTACAACATTAATATTTGGTGGTTCTACTATGCCATTACTGAAATTTTTGAGAGCAGAAAAGAAGCAAAAGAGTAATagtagaaggaaaagaaaagataaagaaatttcACTAAGTAAAACTAGAGAATGg GGACAAACAATAGATTCTGAACATTTATCAGAACTTACAGAAGAAGAGATTGAAGTATCTTTTCTTCAGTCCCGTATTCGTGGTTTTGCAAGATGGGATCTAAAATTCTTTATCCCCTTTTTCACAAGGAGGTTTACACAGCAAGAACTGAAAGATTGTAAATCTCAAATGACAGATTTAACAAATCAATGGTATCAAGCCATTCGAATTAGTCCAATGGAGTCAGATGATGAAGTAACAACTGCATCAACAGcacaattaaatataaatttgtctGTGGAAAATCAGAATCAAATACATGGAAAGCAAAGCAAAAGACGTCCAAGTCATGGGTCTATATtaa AGAGGACGAGGATTGGTCTGATTAATTAA
- the SRPK gene encoding SR splicing factor protein kinase isoform X2, which yields MSAKTDVNRRVLAIQAKKKRHKPSKRKGKGNTQDESETSGAQCSKASATQQGQGSGFYQDASAQRPYSSDNGNSSSNETMEDGDEVYSSEDEEQEDSSDYCKGGYHPVKIGDLFLNRYHVTRKLGWGHFSTVWLCWDLQDKRFVALKVVKSASHFTETALDEIKLLKDVRDIDPSDPKRNKTVQLLNDFKISGINGLHVCMVFEVLGHNLLKLIIKSNYRGIPRNNVKRIIRQVLEGLDYLHNKCKIIHTDIKPENVLVCVDEAYIRKLACEATELHSLGMKLPVSLISTAPKEFQEPTPNSKMSKNKKKKLKKKAKRQNELLKKQMEQIEELEEQDKLANSTRANGELETNSPDQDINTESIEDNTESKGSPDILEPSAPSLHINGVDSLTAEEKAENQLPQQPEKMENANSCDIEKNCGEEVHSPDHEDTDECSEGRNLHPPESKQLKRASVAPLDPALVECDVEVKIADLGNACWVYRKFTDDIQTRQYRSLEVLLGSGYDTSADIWSTACMAFELATGDYLFEPHSGNYYCRDEDHLAHIIELLGEIPRHIALSGKNSKMYFNKKGELKRITGLKPWGLYEVLTEKYDWSPREAREFEEFLTPMLAFDPSMRATAAECLKHPWLKIKK from the exons ATGAGTGCAAAGACAGACGTGAACAGGCGAGTCCTAGCAATACAGGCCAAAAAAAAAAGGCACAAGCCAAGTAAGCGAAAAGGAAAGGGTAATACTCAAGATGAATCAGAAACATCAGGAGCTCAATGCTCGAAAGCATCGGCTACTCAACAAGGACAAGGATCAGGTTTCTATCAGGATGCTTCTGCACAGAGACCATATTCCAGTGACAATGGAAACAG CTCAAGTAACGAAACAATGGAGGATGGTGATGAAGTATACAGTAGTGAGGATGAAGAACAAGAGGACAGTAGTGACTATTGTAAAGGAGGATATCATCCTGTTAAAATAGGAGATTTATTCTTAAATCGTTATCATGTAACTCGTAAACTTGGTTGGGGTCATTTTTCAACAGTCTGGCTTTGTTGGGATTTACAG GATAAACGATTTGTGGCACTTAAAGTCGTCAAATCTGCATCTCATTTTACTGAAACTGCATtggatgaaattaaattattaaaagatGTGCGTGATATAGATCCCAGTGATCCTAAACGCAATAAAACCGTCCAGTTACTCAATGACTTCAAGATCAGTGGCATTAATGGTTTGCATGTTTGCATGGTATTTGAAGTGCTTGGGCATAATCTTCTAAAATTGATCATCAAATCCAACTATAGAGGAATTCCAAGAAACAATGTTAAACGTATCATCAGACAAGTTCTTGAAGGTCTTGATTATCTACATAATAAAT gtaaaattattcatacagACATCAAACCCGAAAATGTCCTTGTTTGTGTTGATGAAGCTTATATAAGAAAATTGGCTTGTGAAGCTACAGAATTACATTCACTTGGAATGAAGTTGCCAGTATCTTTAATCTCAACTGCACCAAAGGAATTCCAAGAACCTACTCCTAATTCTAAAATgtctaaaaataaaaagaaaaaacttaAGAAGAAAGCGAAACGTCAAAATGAATTATTAAAGAAACAAATGGAACAAATAGAAGAACTTGAAGAACAAGATAAACTCGCAAATAGTACAAGAGCAAATGGAGAATTAGAAACAAATAGTCCAGATCAAGACATAAATACAGAAAGTATAGAAGATAATACTGAAAGCAAAGGTTCACCTGATATCTTAGAACCATCAGCACCTTCATTACACATAAATGGTGTAGATAGTTTAACAGCTGAAGAGAAAGCAGAAAATCAATTACCTCAACAAcctgaaaaaatggaaaatgcaaaCTCATGTGACATAGAGAAGAATTGTGGTGAAGAAGTACATTCACCTGATCATGAAGATACAGACGAGTGTAGTGAAG gtCGCAATTTACATCCACCTGAAAGTAAACAATTGAAAAGAGCATCTGTAGCTCCTTTAGATCCTGCCCTGGTAGAATGTGATGTTGAAGTAAAAATAGCAGATCTTGGTAATGCATGTTGGGTCTACAGAAAATTTACAGATGATATTCAAACTCGTCAATATAGATCATTAGAAGTGTTATTAGGCTCTGGATATGATACATCTGCAGATATATGGTCCACTGCCTGTATGGCATTTGAACTAGCGACTGGTGATTATCTCTTTGAACCACATAGTGGTAATTATTATTGCAG AGATGAAGACCATTTAGCACATATTATTGAATTGCTTGGAGAAATACCAAGACATATTGCTCTTTCTGGCAAAAACTCAAAAATGTACTTCAATAAGAAAGGTGAACTGAAGCGGATTACTGGACTAAAACCTTGGGGACTGTACGAGGTGCTTACAGAAAAGTACGATTGGTCGCCAAGAGAAGCGCGCGAGTTTGAAGAGTTCCTAACTCCGATGCTAGCGTTTGACCCGAGTATGCGAGCTACAGCAGCAGAGTGCCTGAAGCATCCGTGGCTGAAAATCAAAAAGtga
- the SRPK gene encoding SR splicing factor protein kinase isoform X1: protein MSAKTDVNRRVLAIQAKKKRHKPSKRKGKGNTQDESETSGAQCSKASATQQGQGSGFYQDASAQRPYSSDNGNRLEPCHSSSNETMEDGDEVYSSEDEEQEDSSDYCKGGYHPVKIGDLFLNRYHVTRKLGWGHFSTVWLCWDLQDKRFVALKVVKSASHFTETALDEIKLLKDVRDIDPSDPKRNKTVQLLNDFKISGINGLHVCMVFEVLGHNLLKLIIKSNYRGIPRNNVKRIIRQVLEGLDYLHNKCKIIHTDIKPENVLVCVDEAYIRKLACEATELHSLGMKLPVSLISTAPKEFQEPTPNSKMSKNKKKKLKKKAKRQNELLKKQMEQIEELEEQDKLANSTRANGELETNSPDQDINTESIEDNTESKGSPDILEPSAPSLHINGVDSLTAEEKAENQLPQQPEKMENANSCDIEKNCGEEVHSPDHEDTDECSEGRNLHPPESKQLKRASVAPLDPALVECDVEVKIADLGNACWVYRKFTDDIQTRQYRSLEVLLGSGYDTSADIWSTACMAFELATGDYLFEPHSGNYYCRDEDHLAHIIELLGEIPRHIALSGKNSKMYFNKKGELKRITGLKPWGLYEVLTEKYDWSPREAREFEEFLTPMLAFDPSMRATAAECLKHPWLKIKK from the exons ATGAGTGCAAAGACAGACGTGAACAGGCGAGTCCTAGCAATACAGGCCAAAAAAAAAAGGCACAAGCCAAGTAAGCGAAAAGGAAAGGGTAATACTCAAGATGAATCAGAAACATCAGGAGCTCAATGCTCGAAAGCATCGGCTACTCAACAAGGACAAGGATCAGGTTTCTATCAGGATGCTTCTGCACAGAGACCATATTCCAGTGACAATGGAAACAG ATTGGAACCATGTCATAGCTCAAGTAACGAAACAATGGAGGATGGTGATGAAGTATACAGTAGTGAGGATGAAGAACAAGAGGACAGTAGTGACTATTGTAAAGGAGGATATCATCCTGTTAAAATAGGAGATTTATTCTTAAATCGTTATCATGTAACTCGTAAACTTGGTTGGGGTCATTTTTCAACAGTCTGGCTTTGTTGGGATTTACAG GATAAACGATTTGTGGCACTTAAAGTCGTCAAATCTGCATCTCATTTTACTGAAACTGCATtggatgaaattaaattattaaaagatGTGCGTGATATAGATCCCAGTGATCCTAAACGCAATAAAACCGTCCAGTTACTCAATGACTTCAAGATCAGTGGCATTAATGGTTTGCATGTTTGCATGGTATTTGAAGTGCTTGGGCATAATCTTCTAAAATTGATCATCAAATCCAACTATAGAGGAATTCCAAGAAACAATGTTAAACGTATCATCAGACAAGTTCTTGAAGGTCTTGATTATCTACATAATAAAT gtaaaattattcatacagACATCAAACCCGAAAATGTCCTTGTTTGTGTTGATGAAGCTTATATAAGAAAATTGGCTTGTGAAGCTACAGAATTACATTCACTTGGAATGAAGTTGCCAGTATCTTTAATCTCAACTGCACCAAAGGAATTCCAAGAACCTACTCCTAATTCTAAAATgtctaaaaataaaaagaaaaaacttaAGAAGAAAGCGAAACGTCAAAATGAATTATTAAAGAAACAAATGGAACAAATAGAAGAACTTGAAGAACAAGATAAACTCGCAAATAGTACAAGAGCAAATGGAGAATTAGAAACAAATAGTCCAGATCAAGACATAAATACAGAAAGTATAGAAGATAATACTGAAAGCAAAGGTTCACCTGATATCTTAGAACCATCAGCACCTTCATTACACATAAATGGTGTAGATAGTTTAACAGCTGAAGAGAAAGCAGAAAATCAATTACCTCAACAAcctgaaaaaatggaaaatgcaaaCTCATGTGACATAGAGAAGAATTGTGGTGAAGAAGTACATTCACCTGATCATGAAGATACAGACGAGTGTAGTGAAG gtCGCAATTTACATCCACCTGAAAGTAAACAATTGAAAAGAGCATCTGTAGCTCCTTTAGATCCTGCCCTGGTAGAATGTGATGTTGAAGTAAAAATAGCAGATCTTGGTAATGCATGTTGGGTCTACAGAAAATTTACAGATGATATTCAAACTCGTCAATATAGATCATTAGAAGTGTTATTAGGCTCTGGATATGATACATCTGCAGATATATGGTCCACTGCCTGTATGGCATTTGAACTAGCGACTGGTGATTATCTCTTTGAACCACATAGTGGTAATTATTATTGCAG AGATGAAGACCATTTAGCACATATTATTGAATTGCTTGGAGAAATACCAAGACATATTGCTCTTTCTGGCAAAAACTCAAAAATGTACTTCAATAAGAAAGGTGAACTGAAGCGGATTACTGGACTAAAACCTTGGGGACTGTACGAGGTGCTTACAGAAAAGTACGATTGGTCGCCAAGAGAAGCGCGCGAGTTTGAAGAGTTCCTAACTCCGATGCTAGCGTTTGACCCGAGTATGCGAGCTACAGCAGCAGAGTGCCTGAAGCATCCGTGGCTGAAAATCAAAAAGtga